In bacterium, the sequence CATGACGGCGCATACCTTCATCAAGAACGCACGCGTGTTAACCATGGATGACGAAGGTGGCGAGCATCCGCGCGCCAACATCCTGATCCGTGGCTCCGAGATCGAGAGCATCGGCCCTGATGTTGCGCCGGACGGTCGCGAACTCGCGCGGGAAATCGACGCCACTGGCATGCTGGTGATGCCGGGCATTACCAACGCCCACTTTCATTCGACGTTGAACATGCTGAAGGGGGTGCGCGCCATTCCTTTGAGTGTGCTGATTCTATCGGCCTACGAAATGGTCGCGGCGAGGGCGGGGGAAACGATGGACCCGGGGCTCGTCAGGCATGTCATCTCGGTAACCACATCGCTGGGTGCGATCGAGATGTTGAAGTGCGGCGTTACGTCGGTGCACGACGATGCACATCACTTCCTCAATCCGCTCAGCGCCGCCGTTCCTGCCAACGTGCAGGCCTATGCGGACAGCGGCCTGAGGGCCACCATCGCGCTGGCGCAGACCAATGTGGTGGAATACGACAAGTACCCCTTCTTGAAGGACAGCCTGCCTCCCGATATCCGCAAAGAAATGGAACAGACTGCGGACACAACGTCGGACGACGAGATCCTCGACAACTACCGTAGCTACATCGACCAGTGGCACGATACGGCCGATGGCCGCATCCATGCGGCGGTGTCCATCTCCTCGCCCGAGCGGGTAACGACGGAGCTGCTCTGTGCCGCCTATGCGCTGAGTCAGGAGCGAGGCGTGGTGTTCGAGGCTCACTGCCAGGAAGCGAAGTACCAGCGGATTCTGGCCGAGCAACGCCACAAGAAGAGCTGGATCGCCTACATGGATGAGCTGGGGGTGCTGAGTTCGCGCGTGCATCTGAACCATGTCGTCTGGACCGACGCGCGGGACATCGAGATCCTGGCACGGACCGGCACCACGGTCTCCCACAATGTTCACTGCAACCTCTTCATCGGAAGTGGCCTGATGCCCCTGCGTCAAATGCGAGAGGCGGGCGTGCCGGTGGGGATTGGTGTCGATGAGATGGATGCGAGCGGCACCATCAACCCTTGGGAAGTGGCGAAGATGGCCATGTTTGCACAGCACCTGAGCGATCCAGACTGGGAGCGCTGGCTAGGCGCTGGCGACATGTTGTGGTGCCTGACCCGAGGCGGGGCGCTCGGTATGAGTCGAGCAGATGAGGTCGGCAGGTTGGCGCCGGGTTGCCAGGCGGACTTGATCATGATCGATCTCAACACCCTGGCCTTCGCGCCGTTGAACGATCTACCCACGCAGCTGGTGATGGGCGATCAGGGCCGCTCTGTCGTGATGACCATGGTGGCCGGTAGAGTGGTCATGGAGAACGGGGTGGTGACCACCGTGGATGAGGAAGCCGTCAAGCGGGCTGTTCGGGAGCTGGCTGAGGTGTTGCCGCAAGGAGCGGACACCAGCCGTCTCTATCCGTACGCGAGACGCATGCAGTTGCGTGCGGAGGAGACCGATGTGGGTTTCGATCGCAGCCTGCACGCTCACTACAACCTGAACTAGCGGCAAGAGCGTGACAGAGGGCACCGAGAACTCTCGTCCGCTGGAGAGCGACCATGAGAATCGGCGTCCCGAAGGAAACTAAAGTGCACGAGTACCGGGTGGGGCTGATTCCCTCCGCGGTGCAGGAACTCAGCCGGGCCGGACACGAGACGAGGGTCGAGACCGGCGCCGGGGCCGGGATCGGCTTCAGCGACGACGACTACCGCGCTGCGGGTGCGGATGTCTGCCCAGACGCAGCGTCGGCTTACGACACGGAGCTGATCGTCAAGGTCAAGGAGCCGCAGCCCTATGAGTGCGCCATGTTGCAGCTCGGCCAGGTCCTGTTCACCTATCTCCACCTGGCTGCCGACCCGCGCCAGGCCAGGGCGCTCTGCGCGTCGGGCGCCACCGCAATCGCATACGAGACGATCACGGCCGACGATGGATCACTACCACTGCTGACGCCGATGAGCGAAGTCGCCGGGCGCATGTCGGTGCAGGTCGGGGCCGCATGCCTCCAGAAGGCGAACGGCGGGCGGGGTGTGCTACTCGGCGGCGTGCCCGGCGTGAGCCCCGCCCGCGTGGTGATCCTGGGCGGTGGTGTGGCGGGAACCAACGCGGCCGAAATCGCGGTCGGGATGCGCGCGGACGTCACCG encodes:
- a CDS encoding amidohydrolase family protein; protein product: MTAHTFIKNARVLTMDDEGGEHPRANILIRGSEIESIGPDVAPDGRELAREIDATGMLVMPGITNAHFHSTLNMLKGVRAIPLSVLILSAYEMVAARAGETMDPGLVRHVISVTTSLGAIEMLKCGVTSVHDDAHHFLNPLSAAVPANVQAYADSGLRATIALAQTNVVEYDKYPFLKDSLPPDIRKEMEQTADTTSDDEILDNYRSYIDQWHDTADGRIHAAVSISSPERVTTELLCAAYALSQERGVVFEAHCQEAKYQRILAEQRHKKSWIAYMDELGVLSSRVHLNHVVWTDARDIEILARTGTTVSHNVHCNLFIGSGLMPLRQMREAGVPVGIGVDEMDASGTINPWEVAKMAMFAQHLSDPDWERWLGAGDMLWCLTRGGALGMSRADEVGRLAPGCQADLIMIDLNTLAFAPLNDLPTQLVMGDQGRSVVMTMVAGRVVMENGVVTTVDEEAVKRAVRELAEVLPQGADTSRLYPYARRMQLRAEETDVGFDRSLHAHYNLN
- the ald gene encoding alanine dehydrogenase codes for the protein MRIGVPKETKVHEYRVGLIPSAVQELSRAGHETRVETGAGAGIGFSDDDYRAAGADVCPDAASAYDTELIVKVKEPQPYECAMLQLGQVLFTYLHLAADPRQARALCASGATAIAYETITADDGSLPLLTPMSEVAGRMSVQVGAACLQKANGGRGVLLGGVPGVSPARVVILGGGVAGTNAAEIAVGMRADVTVVDRSPKRLRELAGQFGGSLRTRHSAAEAVESLVSDADLVIGAVLVAGAVAPRLVSRDLVRRMRPGSVLVDISIDQGGCFETSRPTTHADPTFVVDDVVHYCVANMPGAVPRTSTFALGNTTLPFVRALADHGWEKAMADDPHLARGLNVHAGGIVCDPVAQNLGIQSREHPVAVQ